In the Nicotiana tabacum cultivar K326 chromosome 16, ASM71507v2, whole genome shotgun sequence genome, one interval contains:
- the LOC107831669 gene encoding GRF1-interacting factor 1 — protein MQQHLMQMQPTMAAYYPTNVTTDHIQQYLDENKSLILKIVESQNSGKLSECAENQARLQRNMMYLAAIADSQPQPSSMHSQFGSGGMMQPGTHNYLQQQQAQQMTTQSLMAARSSSMLYGQQQQQQSLSPYQQGLHSQLGMSSGSGSSGLHMMQSEASGHGGSGGFPDFGRGNKQDIGALSAEGRGGSSSGHGGDGGENLYLKSADDGN, from the exons atgCAGCAGCACCTGATGCAGATGCAGCCCACGATGGCAGCCTACTATCCGACGAACGTCACCACTGACCATATTCAACAG TACTTGGACGAGAACAAATCACTGATTCTGAAGATTGTTGAGAGCCAGAACTCAGGGAAACTCAGTGAATGTGCAGA GAACCAGGCTAGGCTTCAAAGGAATATGATGTACCTTGCTGCTATTGCTGATTCTCAACCTCAACCTTCTAGCATGCATTCTCAG TTTGGTTCTGGCGGGATGATGCAGCCAGGAACACATAATTATCTGCAGCAACAACAAGCACAACAAATGACAACACAGTCACTCATGGCCGCGCGATCCTCCTCAATGCTCTatggacaacaacaacaacaacaatcactATCCCCATATCAACAAGGTTTGCATAGCCAACTTGGTATGAGCTCTGGTAGTGGAAGCAGTGGACTTCACATGATGCAAAGTGAAGCATCAGGTCACGGCGGAAGTGGAGGTTTTCCTGACTTTGGTCGCGGAAATAAGCAAGATATTGGGGCGCTGTCTGCTGAAGGGCGCGGTGGAAGTTCAAGTGGACATGGTGGAGATGGTGGTGAGAATCTTTATCTGAAATCTGCTGATGATGGTAACTAA